The proteins below are encoded in one region of Cystobacter fuscus DSM 2262:
- a CDS encoding RNA polymerase sigma factor, whose translation MDADARDAGPGLFPPTRWTLIRSARASPEARRAALESLLGTYWRPLYVYMRRQGLDTEAARDAVQELLLRLLEHGFLERLDPEKGRLRGYLLTAARNHLSHRHERESAARRGGGVAALPLDFELAERIASQDARGPDEAFEREWASSVMERALERLRAEYEGGERKGPFALVLQFFRPGEPPSYRDAARAHGMSLPQLKTFLHRARVRYRELVREEVADTVDAPEEAEAELAELLRVLKR comes from the coding sequence ATGGACGCGGACGCACGAGACGCGGGGCCTGGGCTCTTTCCTCCCACGCGCTGGACCCTCATCCGCTCGGCACGGGCTTCGCCGGAGGCGCGCCGCGCGGCGCTCGAGTCGCTGCTGGGCACCTACTGGCGCCCGCTCTACGTCTACATGCGCCGCCAAGGCCTGGACACCGAGGCCGCGCGCGACGCGGTGCAGGAGCTGCTCCTGCGGCTGTTGGAGCACGGCTTCCTCGAACGGCTCGACCCCGAGAAGGGCCGGCTGCGCGGCTACCTGCTGACCGCGGCGCGCAATCACCTGTCCCACCGGCACGAGCGCGAGAGCGCCGCCCGACGGGGCGGTGGGGTCGCCGCGCTGCCCCTGGACTTCGAGCTGGCCGAGCGCATCGCCTCCCAGGACGCGCGGGGTCCGGACGAGGCCTTCGAGCGGGAATGGGCCTCGAGCGTCATGGAGCGGGCCCTGGAGCGGCTCCGGGCGGAGTACGAGGGAGGCGAGCGCAAGGGCCCCTTCGCCCTGGTGCTCCAGTTCTTCCGTCCCGGCGAGCCGCCGAGCTACCGCGACGCGGCGCGGGCGCACGGCATGTCCCTGCCGCAGCTCAAGACGTTCCTCCACCGGGCGCGGGTGCGCTACCGGGAGCTGGTGCGCGAGGAGGTGGCGGACACGGTGGACGCGCCCGAGGAGGCGGAGGCCGAGCTCGCCGAGTTGCTCCGGGTGCTGAAGCGATGA